One Candidatus Hepatobacter penaei DNA window includes the following coding sequences:
- a CDS encoding 2TM domain-containing protein yields the protein MLVKEKRALKDTDGHVYRFYRDLFHAGIVFVALLVWWLVGAGWYFWPLWVLLGIAISFFVRACSSGMIGWGKRLQDHLSRLLGRVEVNQIDKMQTLSEHAHLWLHQKMSAAGTRSVHPSSKVEPKPATVSSKKPRKKVMKSSKKNKKTIK from the coding sequence ATGTTGGTGAAGGAAAAACGCGCGTTGAAAGATACGGACGGGCATGTGTACAGGTTTTATCGCGATCTGTTTCATGCAGGGATTGTTTTTGTGGCGTTGCTCGTGTGGTGGCTTGTGGGGGCGGGTTGGTACTTTTGGCCGCTATGGGTTTTGCTGGGCATCGCGATCTCTTTTTTTGTGCGGGCTTGTTCTTCGGGCATGATTGGCTGGGGGAAGCGGCTTCAAGACCATCTCAGCCGTTTGTTGGGCCGCGTAGAAGTCAACCAGATTGATAAGATGCAAACACTGTCTGAACATGCCCACCTTTGGCTGCATCAGAAGATGAGCGCAGCGGGAACACGTTCTGTACACCCATCTTCAAAAGTAGAGCCAAAACCTGCCACGGTGTCTTCAAAAAAGCCTAGAAAAAAGGTAATGAAATCCTCTAAAAAGAACAAAAAAACAATAAAATAA
- a CDS encoding ABC transporter ATP-binding protein, whose amino-acid sequence MMKEQGPLSKAPKPASLLPYACVFRDVSYHYLIGRGRVPVLKKVNFFIKNGESVALTGDSGSGKSTLLHLVGLLDVPFSGDVFIEDRDVSTLSDYQRTLLRRRHFGFVFQFHHLLPELSAEENVILPQLLAHTPLHEARIRAHELLKRVALGHRLQHKPSELSGGEQQRVSIARALANYPKVLLADEPTGSLDEKTSQSIVSLIHQVAEENKMALFIVTHNQDIARQQMRTLVLTQGRIQA is encoded by the coding sequence ATGATGAAGGAACAAGGACCCCTTTCCAAAGCACCGAAACCAGCCTCGCTTTTGCCCTATGCGTGCGTGTTTCGTGACGTTTCCTATCATTATCTCATCGGTCGTGGGCGCGTGCCCGTGCTGAAGAAGGTGAATTTCTTTATCAAAAACGGTGAATCCGTGGCCTTGACGGGGGATAGTGGTTCAGGCAAATCCACATTACTTCATTTGGTGGGGCTCTTAGATGTGCCTTTTTCAGGTGACGTGTTCATCGAAGACCGCGATGTGTCCACCCTCAGCGATTATCAGCGCACGTTGCTGCGACGGCGTCATTTTGGTTTTGTGTTTCAATTTCATCATCTGTTGCCTGAGTTAAGCGCCGAAGAAAATGTGATTTTGCCTCAGCTGTTGGCGCATACTCCGCTTCATGAGGCGCGGATCAGAGCGCACGAGCTTTTGAAGCGTGTGGCACTGGGTCACCGCCTTCAGCACAAGCCGTCCGAGCTTTCAGGGGGCGAGCAACAGCGTGTGTCCATTGCGCGTGCGTTGGCCAATTATCCTAAGGTGTTGTTAGCCGATGAGCCCACAGGCAGCTTGGATGAAAAAACAAGCCAGTCCATTGTGTCACTTATCCACCAGGTGGCAGAAGAAAATAAAATGGCTCTGTTTATTGTGACCCACAATCAAGACATTGCTCGTCAGCAAATGCGCACACTGGTGCTTACGCAAGGTCGCATTCAAGCGTGA